One stretch of Alcaligenes faecalis DNA includes these proteins:
- a CDS encoding virulence factor SrfC family protein has product MTILQQDLCQDWQNVYQGAGQAIDWVMQARASSQRLNAQADSLVLELRRARNTARSLGVVSGRPMTIGFFGLSQAGKSYLISSLAAGGNGRLETNYGGETIDFLRHVNPPGGGKEATGLVTRFSRNATAGPDAYPVELQIFSEVDMVKILVNSYFNDFDKEQIGYTFAADRIKALIESLKSRAGANDAGLSADDAVSLWDYVRSSFGNTTRLLDSTYWPEVINLAPALRLEDRAQLFSILWGEQAELSELYIGLAKVLQALGHPSKVYAPLTALIRREGDGFVQQDSIMNVDVLESLGSATEKSLSVLPVREQDGQPVVAAQAVEVPLAHLAALTVELTFPLIGETQGGGVDKVDLLDFPGYRGRLNIRSVQDAGAASESSGGNPASQLILRGKVAYLFERYTDQQEMNGLVMCTASDKQSDVKDVEPVLTRWVHRTQGATPQERQNRKVGLMWAITMFDKRIGASLIQDDAQVRDSWDGLMKMSFKERFGHCEWLQQWRPDQPFSNTFLVRKPGMPTPFIDLDTESRELSITASVAEKMGRMRGSFIENPLLAQQLSDPAEAWDAMLALNDGGMQRLRAYVAQIGGLDFKLMRLQEQFRSLHDSLVKKSLHSWYSQDGDQQSVVKEALAKQFRQELPAYRAIVGELLAALHLPQDTLRDLFLSLGSSKSEPDEPGVLTQEQPFEQQYADLVYRSWVSQLRELPASRTNQNVLRMPVDLLSSLVEELIVASDRWALRDKLLAVLTKRRQSGVRRERLADRQVCNVAMTISEFVTWFYLKGGSDDFFKSPKAFAQDGMPVLPAEPQDHGAIFFEQWLAALAHTTLHNAGYEGGRELSLEQNQALGRILERFTDKSVA; this is encoded by the coding sequence ATGACGATCTTACAGCAGGATTTGTGCCAGGACTGGCAGAACGTATACCAAGGTGCCGGACAGGCCATTGACTGGGTGATGCAGGCTCGCGCTTCGTCGCAGCGCCTGAACGCGCAGGCCGATAGCCTGGTGCTGGAACTGCGCCGTGCCCGCAATACCGCCCGTAGTCTGGGCGTGGTGTCGGGCCGCCCCATGACAATTGGCTTTTTTGGACTGTCGCAGGCGGGCAAGTCTTATCTGATTTCTAGCCTTGCCGCCGGTGGCAATGGCCGTCTGGAAACCAATTACGGCGGTGAAACCATCGACTTCCTGCGCCATGTGAACCCGCCTGGGGGCGGTAAGGAAGCCACAGGTCTGGTGACGCGCTTTAGCCGCAATGCCACCGCAGGCCCGGATGCCTATCCCGTCGAACTGCAGATTTTCTCTGAAGTCGATATGGTGAAAATCCTGGTCAATAGTTACTTCAATGACTTTGACAAGGAACAGATCGGCTACACCTTTGCAGCGGACCGCATCAAGGCCTTGATCGAATCGCTCAAGAGCCGTGCCGGTGCGAACGATGCCGGCTTGAGCGCCGATGATGCCGTGTCCCTGTGGGACTACGTGCGCAGCAGTTTTGGCAATACCACTCGCTTGCTGGACAGCACCTACTGGCCGGAGGTCATCAATCTGGCCCCCGCCTTGCGTCTGGAAGACCGGGCACAGCTGTTCTCCATCTTGTGGGGCGAGCAGGCTGAGCTGAGCGAGCTTTATATCGGCCTGGCTAAAGTGCTGCAGGCTCTGGGTCACCCCAGCAAGGTCTACGCACCGCTGACAGCGCTGATCCGTCGCGAAGGCGATGGCTTTGTGCAGCAAGACAGCATCATGAACGTGGACGTGCTCGAATCCCTGGGCAGTGCCACCGAGAAAAGCCTGAGCGTCTTGCCCGTACGCGAGCAGGACGGCCAGCCCGTTGTGGCCGCCCAGGCGGTGGAAGTGCCTTTGGCCCATCTGGCGGCGCTGACGGTGGAACTGACCTTCCCCCTGATTGGTGAAACCCAGGGCGGCGGCGTGGACAAGGTGGATCTGCTGGACTTCCCCGGTTACCGCGGTCGTTTGAATATTCGTTCCGTGCAGGATGCCGGTGCCGCTTCGGAAAGCAGCGGTGGCAACCCCGCTTCGCAACTGATTCTGCGCGGCAAGGTGGCTTATCTGTTTGAACGCTATACCGACCAGCAGGAAATGAACGGTCTGGTCATGTGTACCGCTTCGGACAAGCAAAGCGATGTGAAAGATGTAGAGCCTGTGCTGACACGCTGGGTCCATCGCACTCAAGGTGCCACGCCGCAGGAACGTCAGAACCGTAAAGTGGGCCTGATGTGGGCTATCACCATGTTCGACAAGCGCATTGGTGCCTCCCTGATTCAGGACGACGCCCAGGTGCGCGATAGCTGGGACGGCTTGATGAAGATGAGTTTCAAAGAGCGTTTCGGCCACTGCGAATGGTTGCAGCAATGGCGTCCGGACCAGCCGTTCTCCAACACTTTCCTGGTGCGCAAGCCCGGCATGCCCACCCCCTTTATTGATCTGGACACCGAAAGCCGGGAGCTATCCATTACGGCATCCGTGGCCGAGAAAATGGGGCGCATGCGTGGCAGCTTTATCGAAAACCCGCTACTGGCACAGCAATTAAGCGATCCGGCCGAAGCCTGGGACGCCATGCTGGCTTTGAATGATGGCGGCATGCAGCGTCTGCGTGCGTATGTGGCCCAGATTGGTGGCCTGGACTTCAAGCTGATGCGCTTGCAGGAACAGTTCCGCAGCTTGCATGACAGCCTGGTCAAGAAGTCCCTGCATTCTTGGTACAGCCAGGACGGCGACCAGCAATCGGTGGTCAAGGAAGCCCTGGCCAAACAGTTCCGGCAGGAACTGCCTGCTTACCGCGCCATCGTGGGCGAGCTGCTGGCTGCGCTGCATCTGCCGCAAGACACCTTGCGTGATCTGTTCCTGAGCCTGGGCTCCAGCAAGTCCGAGCCGGATGAGCCCGGCGTTCTGACGCAAGAGCAGCCCTTCGAGCAGCAGTACGCCGATCTGGTGTACCGCAGCTGGGTCAGCCAGTTGCGCGAGCTGCCCGCCAGCCGTACCAATCAGAACGTGCTGCGCATGCCGGTGGATTTGCTCTCCAGTCTGGTGGAAGAGCTGATTGTGGCCTCGGACCGTTGGGCCTTGCGCGACAAGTTGCTGGCTGTGCTGACCAAGCGCCGTCAAAGCGGCGTGCGTCGCGAGCGTCTGGCCGATCGCCAAGTTTGCAATGTGGCCATGACGATCAGCGAGTTTGTGACCTGGTTCTACCTGAAAGGCGGCAGCGACGACTTCTTCAAGAGCCCTAAAGCCTTTGCCCAGGATGGCATGCCGGTCTTGCCGGCAGAGCCCCAGGATCACGGCGCGATTTTCTTTGAACAATGGCTGGCCGCTTTGGCACACACCACTTTGCATAACGCCGGTTATGAAGGTGGCCGCGAACTGAGTCTGGAACAGAACCAGGCCTTGGGACGCATTCTGGAACGATTTACCGATAAGAGCGTGGCATGA